GCCATTTGTCGCCGTCCTGCTCCGTCCAGGCCAATAACTCTTTTGCGAGTTGAGAATGCCGGGCGCTCATCGATATCAGATCGAAGTCACGTTCTTGAAGCATGTCTTCGTAAACGGCCCTCATGGGGGCGGTGAATGTCGATGGTTCCAAGAGTGCTTCCACATCATCCAGCTGCTTAGGAAAGAGAAGCAGAATTCCAAGAATCTGTTGTTGAAGGTTGATTAGGTGCATTCGTAGCTCCTGTAGGTCCCGCTGTCTTGGTTGGTCTTTGATGTCTGGGCAATCTCATCATTCCATCGTTCCTGGTTGAGCCATGTTGCTGGGTGTGGAATGAACCGGCCTTCGTCCTTTTGCCATTGATCAGACAAGATGTGTTTCTCAAGTCCTGAAATGATTACCTTGAACAGGGGTTCATCGGGTTGCAATTTTTTCCATGCAGTCTGTGCAGCCTTCTTGGAAACCTTCCGCGGGTAGAGGGTCCAAAATTCATCAAAAAAGGGCGTTTGTTTTTTAGGATTAGGATTAGGATCTTTAGTAGTGTTCCGCGATCTGTCCCTTATCTGTCCTCTTTTTTCTTCGCATCTGTTCGGTTCGTCGTCTAAGTCCTTGGAATCTATAAGTCTTATCTGCACACGTTTTGTCGTCGATCTGCCCCGTATCTGTATCGCTATCTGTCCTTTTTGATTTTGCTTTTTGCCGGTACTGTCTGGATACTCAATTTCAACGCCTAACTGCTTGAAAAAGCGATAAACTTTGTTGCGTGACCATTGCCATTGAGCCGCATACCCGGCAACAGATACGGGTGTTCCTTGGTCGTAATCAACCTGAAGGCTGAATGCTGCTTCCAGTTCAGTGAAAGGGCGATTGTGCGGCAAATACCGAAGTAAGCCCTTGTCTATCGGTATCCAGTTTCCAAGTTTCATTGATACCTCAAGAAATGAATTGCCGGTGCAGTCTGATCCACCCAGAGGGGGCGTTCATTGTTACGCCCCCGTTCCAGTCTGTTTGGCCTGGTATTCGCGCAGCTGGGTTTTGAGTTCGGCGATTTCGGCAACTAAATCATCGTAGGCAAGTAATTTCTGGATGTTGCGCAGTGAAATCTTTCCAATATCGTAACCCGAAGGTTTCTTGGGGGCGAAATTCGCACAGTCCTTCTGGTGGGGGCATTGTTCGGTGGTTTTGCTCATGCTGCACCTTCCTTTTTGTCGAGTTCTTCCAGCCAAGCCATGACGGAAGAACGCTTCCAGACGGTACAGCGGCGGCTGATTTTGAGCGGCGCTGGGAAACGTTGCTCTGCTACCATTTTCCAGATTGTGGATTTGCCAAGCGGCACAATCTCCATTACTTGCGGCAATCGTAATAGGCGTTCGGGCGTGTTGTTTGTGGTGTTCATGATGTCCTCCCTTTGTTGTGGTTTGGAGGCTCTTTCCAGATACGAAAAAAGCCCCATACGTTTGTATGAGGCTAAGGTAGGTTATTTAGATCAGCATATTTTCAAAATGGTTTTCAATAAAACATTTTGAAGCGTAGCTGTTTGTTTTTTATAGATAATTTCTTGCTATCTGTTTGTGGGGATTTTTGGAAACCATCCTTGCGCTACGGCATCCATTGTCGCTCTTGCTCTACTGGCACAAGTTTGAGCCCACTTGATAAATTCTTTTATTTCTCTATCTTCTTTTTGGGCTGAGCTTCGGTATCTGTATGTGCGGTGAGGGTCAGTATTACCACTTCTCAATCGGACGGCTATGCCGCTTTCGTATTTTTGATCAGTAAAGTTGATTCCTTCATCTTTAAATGGTAGATCGGCCATAAATTTTTTGATTCCATTTCCATAGAAAAGATCTGGTGGGCTGAGTTCTTTTTTAAAAAGTATGTACCACGTCAAGTCACGTTTATAGCTGCTCAGATTGTCAATTCTTGATCCGTCATCAAAGTTGATAGCAGGTCCCCTAAACCTCACCGGTTCATCATCGTCAAACCATGATCCAACTTGACAATTACGCAAGTCAGGAAACGACGAAAAGAGGTCTTCGATTTGCTTGAGTGAATCTCTCTTCGGGTAAACCGCCGGACTAGGGATTTGTATGACAGGGCCTCTTAAGGCAGAGTTTTCGATGGTTCCAGATACCCAATCAACCACATCATCTGGGGATTTATCACCGGTAGTCATTTGATGCAGTATAGAAGGAAGATGACTTTTTATGTCCTCGTTGAGTTCGGGGATAAAGTTGATATTTATATCACCTCCATGTTTAACCATGGAGATGTGTCTTTCAAACCTTGACCAGATACAGACAAAGTCGCTCATTGTCGGGAATCGAGTCCACAGGTCTGGCAGAAGTGGGGTGATCCAGTCATCGGCATAGCCTTTCAGCTGCTGGATTTTCTCTGGCAACGTCTCAGGATCAACATTGTTGTGGTATGCCAACCGAATATACTCAATAAACTCGTCACAATGGATGAGGTAGGCAAACCAAACGCGGTAGATTTCCTCTAAATTTATCCCATTATTCATGTCCCCATCCTTCCTGGGGCCTTCAAAAAGTACCCCTGCCAAGCCGGTGAAGGTATCCGGCCTTTCGGTGATCAGCCTAGGCAGGGGAAACGGGTTTACATCAAGCCTTGTTCGGTAAGAGAGCAGTATTTATTCTTGCTGCCGATAATAATATGGTCCAACATGCGAATTCCCAGCAGCTCAGCGCCTTCCTTGAGTCTTCCGGTAATGCTGATATCTTCACGACTTGGCGTAGGGTCCCCTGACGGGTGATTGTGAAGACAGATAATCCCGGCACTGCTGTTCATAATGGCCCCCTTAAATACTTCCCTTGGGTGAATGATTGCCATGGTAAGGGAACCGGTCGAGATAACTTCATAACCGATTATTCTGTTTTTAGCGTCCAGGTGAACCACCCAAAATTCTTCGCGGTCGAGGCGTGCCATTTTATTGAAACGTCTGGCGGCAGTGTCCGGACAGGTGTATGACTCTTCCGGCTCTTTAATTCGACCGTGCCGGGTGATTTTAAACATCGGCAAGCTGGGGTAGCGTTTGCGCACGACGGGTGTTACATTCTGTTTAGCCATAATTCTATCCTTCCAAGATAGGGTTGTGGTTAGACTCGGCCATGGTGCCGTGAACACCTGGCCGGGTCGATTACAAAATTCTGTTGTTTTTGTAATGCTATGCCTTCCTCTTGAGCGGTGTAACCTTGGCTACTTTCTTCCCGCTCTTCAACGCTTCCAGTCTCGATCCCAGACGCTTCCAGGCATCGTTCATTTCTGATTGATATGAATAACGCTGATACACGCGCTGCATTTTATTTTGCTCAACATGGTTCAGACAGCGCTCAATGACAATAGGGGATACACCCATCATGGCAAGCAGTGTTGCTGCGGTGCGCCTGAGGTCGTGAGGACTCCAATAGCCGCCAGGTAGGGTGAGAGTGTCGGTTCTACTGCTGCGGTTGGTCATGGCTTCGCTACGTTGTCTATCTGATAACTGTTTGGTGATCGTCTTCGTGCAAACGTGATCCGTGTCTTTGCGGTTCGGATACAGCCATTGAGAGTAATGGTGCATGGAGTAGACCGTCTGAAACTGTTTCACGGCAAAGTCTGACAGGTTAATGGTGAGGGCCACGCCGTTCTTGGAGTTCTCGGCAGGAATGAACCATTCTCGCTTGTCGAGGTCGATATGCTCCCAACGGGCTTTGAGTAGTTCACCGATCCGGCAGCAGGTAGCAAGAGGAATCCATATAGCGGCCTCAGTGGTCGGTAATAGACGCGCTTCGGGAATCTTCTCAGCCAAGGTAACGATTTCATCCTCAGTTAAAACGCGTTCGCGTTCGGTGTCTTTCTTGCCGATGTCGCTTTTTTTGATAGCGGCGGTAGGGTCATACTCAATCCAATCACGATACAGCGCCCACTTGAACATTTGTCGCATATCTGAAAAGACCATCTTCGCAACACGGTTTGCCCCTCTGGCAAGGATGCTGTCCACTATCTCGGCAATGTGGCCTTTTTTGATTTCATCGGCGTACATGTGGCCGATAGCCGGAAACACATCCTTGGTGAACATCCGGAGCACATACGCGCCCCCGTCTTTGCGGTTGATCAGCTGGGACTGCCGCCATTTGTCGAACAGTTGACGTACGGTGAGGCGTTTGGACAGTTGTTCAGCCTCAATACGTTCTGCTTCAAGTTTGGCTTCTTCAGCCTTGCGTTCAGCAAGAGCGATGCGTTCCTGCTCCTCAAGGTGTTCTTTGATGTCGAGAATTCCGGACTGGTAGAGCTGAGAGAGGGTGCCCGCCTTTTCGCGGGCCTGCTTCAGTGTGAGTCCTGATATGCCGTCAGGATCATAGCTGCCAAGCGGAAGGCGTTGTCTGCCTCCATTGCTGTTGGTGTAGCGGAAGTAAAAACCTTTTTTGCCCGTGGTTGTGATTCTGGCCTGCAACAGTCCTTTACCTTTCGGTGAAGGGTCGGTCAACCAGATGTCTCTATCTCCGGGTTTCCTGTTGAGTGCCTGAGTCGTAAGCTTCGCGGCCATGGTCCCACCTCATATACAAAAGGGGTGTTGAAGTGTGTTTGAGGGGTGAGCTCGTGCCCGTTCGTGCCCGTTAATCACGGTCCCTCCTCATGTAAAAGAAACATGGCAAACGTCACTTTTTGCTATCTCGTGCCCGTTCCGTGCCCGTTAATTTGTAGATTGTATTAGAGCACACGAGACGGCGGTGGACAACTGAAAACAGTAATTTGTTGATATAACAGGTGGTTATTGGTTGATTTGAGATATAGTGAGACACGTATGTTCTAATGTTCACTTACATGGGGTGCATGGGGTAGGAGGTTCAAATCCTCTCGCCCCGACCAACACAGTGATTAAGCACTCAGGAGTTCATCCTGGGTGCTTTTTTGTTTTCAGGAAAATCCTCTCGTCCTTTCGCGACTGTTTTACATAAAAAACGCAGAACATCAGTGCTAAATATGTTAGTCTATTCGCCGTAATGAGTCCGTGATTTCGCGTCAACCGAAGCTGTCAGGGCTTTTTTTTCGTATTAGCTAAGGCTCGTGATTATTAATGCATCGCGAAGTTTATTGATTCTGTGAGTCTTTTTGTTTAATTAATCTTTATGTGTAAGTTGGTCTGTTCCTTGCTTTCTTTGCTTGTTGAGCTAAGGAAAACCACGCTACCGATCTAGGGAGATTTTTATGGCTAAAATTCTTGTTGCAGACGATAGTAAGACCGAAATGGCTTTTTTACTCGATGCACTCAAGGGGACGGGACACACGATTGTTACTGCCGTTGATGGTAAAGAGGCTGAAGAGAGAGCGATGGCTGAGCCTTTTGACTTAATTATCCTTGATGTCATCATGCCCAATAAAAACGGTTTTCAAGTCTGCAGGTCCCTCAAGAAAAACCCCAAGTTCAAAGATATTCCCATTATCCTCACCACATCAAAATCCGGAGAAAGCGATAAGTTTTGGGGTAAAAAGCAGGGTGCTGATGAGTACATCACCAAGCCTTACGAACCTGTAGAAATTATTCTTGCCGTCAAAAAATATCTGGGAGGCGCCTAGTGGATCTGGCTTCGGTATTCAGAAAGTACGCTGCCGAGGGTACCGGTCAACTTGCTTTGAAATTTGCCGATACTGCTCATTTGTGCAAAATCTCCATAGAAAATGGTGATGCGGTGTATATCAAGCTAGGCACCTTGTCACCTGAGGATACGTTGGAGGCTATTGCCGGCAAGGAATTGCTTGAGGCCAGCTTTATCAAGGGATTCGCCCCACGTAAGCGTCTAGATATACCGATTACCGGACGATTGATTGGTGAAGATAAGGTCAATTCTCCTCTGGCAGGAGTTTCAAGTGATGAACGCCATATTGTCACAACGAAAATTCCGGCTGATGTCGTTACACGACTGATGAACGATTACATTGACGTTGTTGGCCCGCTAGGGGTTGTCATTGTTGAAAAATTCATCAAAACATCAGGCTATGTTCGTGGCGACAAGATGGACGCCGATGTTTACATGGCTTTGCTGGAACAATTGCTTGTCGATATCCCCGAGTCGATGCGTGAGGAATTTCATTCCAAACATTCTTAATTTTTAAAATTAAACTGCTTTGTCAGTTGTACCTTTTGGGAGGGATTTATGCTGAAGAATATGTCTATTCGTAAGCGTGTTGTTGTCATGCTTGCCATTGTCTATCTGGTTTCGCTGGTTTTGGCAATTGCCGGTGGTGCCTATGTGTTGCGAAAAGATGTTATCCGTGAGGCGCAGGAAAAAACGGACTTGTTTGCAACCGTTATGTCCAACTCTGCACGTTACCTGCATAATGTTATCCGTCCCAAGGCTGAAGAACTTGTCCCGGATGACGCCTACTTTCCAGAAAGTGGCGTTGGTGTTCTGATGCTGACAGAAGTCGCCCGCTATATCCAAGAAGAATACCCCGAATATATTTTCCGTTTTGCGTCTCCGAACCCTCTTAATCCTGATAGCTTGGCCAGTGAACTGGAAGAACAGGTTATTACCGGATTTGAAGATGGCGAATACACGGAATGGAAAGGCTTTGCGGAGCGTGACGGGGCGAGCTTTTATGCTGTAGCCAAGCCTTTGGTAGCAGGATCTGACTGTATCTCTTGTCATGATGTTCCAGAAGTTGCCCACCCGAGTCAGGTTGAAAAGTACGGTACGCATTCTGGATATGGCTATCTCGAAGGTGATGTCGTTGGTGCGCGTTTCATCTACGTTCCCCTTGATGCTGTTCGTGATCAGGCCATTACCCGTATCACATATTTTTCACTGGCTTTCAGTGTGTTCTTTTTGCTGGTTCTGTTTGCGGTCGACCGGTTCATTGTTGGTAGTGTTGTCCGTCCTATTGAGCATATTGTTGATGTTTCTGAAGATATCAGCCGCGGAAAACTGGACCGTGAGTTTGAAGTGAAGACCAATGACGAGATCAAGCTCCTTGCTGATGCGTTTGATCGGATGAAAGTTTCGTTGGCCAAAGCGATGGATATTCTGCGTCAGTAGTTGCTATTTAATGTTTTCAGAAACAAGGAGCAATTCTCATGTCTGTTGATGATAAAAAAACGATTCTTGTTGTCGATGACTCACCAACTGTACGTCGGTTGGTTGAGTTGGTTCTGACACAAAACGGTTACGAAGTTTTAAGTGCAGAAGATGGTGAAAAGGGCTTGGAAATGGCCCGTCAACATCTGCCGGCAGTGGTTTTGGTCGATTTTGTTATGCCAAAAATGAACGGCCATATGTTTTGCAAGATGTTGCGTGAGGACGACAGTCTGAAAAATGTTCCTGTTATCCTTATCTCATCAAAAAGTGAAGTGGTTGGGCATGCTTTTGAAGCCAGCTTCGGTATCGTCCATTATTTTACCAAGCCGTTCGAGCCTGAAGATTTGGTGGCCAAAATCAGAGAAGTGATTGCTGAAGCAAGCGGAGAACGCTCTGCTGAAACCGTTTCTGATAGTGCAGTTGAAGAGAGCTCCTCCGCTGATAAAACGTCACAGGGGTCTGGTTTGACTGGCTCTTCGGAAGATATTGATAAATTGCTAGACTCTCTCAACGACCGTTTTGACAAGGTCGTTCGCCGCTATTTCCAGAAAGATTTCCCGGTTCTGATGAAAAACGTCATGTCCGATACCTTGAAGGAAACCGGCTTGATTAAACATCAGACTTTGATTCTTTCTGGCGATCTCAGTCGTATGGAATTGCCGGAATTGTTGACATTCTGCTCGAACACCCGGCAGAGTGGGCGACTGTCGATTTTCTCAAATGATACCTTTGCTGAGATTTTTATCGATAATGGCAAGTTTGTCTTTGCAACGGCCAGCCAGAAAGGAAAACATCGCTTTCTGACCGATCTGATCTGTCAGGATAATCGTTTTAGCTGTGACACGTTAACGCTTCAACGCGTTGTTGAAGAAGCGCGGCAGAATAATCTGCCCATTGGGCGTGCATTGGTCGAAAAAGAACTGATTACGGAAGATGACCTGATGTATTACCTGCGTCAACATGCGCAGGATGCTTTGAACACCGCAATCAATACGCATAGTGGCAATTTCTTTCTCGAAAAGGACGATCTGCCGTTCAATCTTGAAGATATCAGTTTCCGTATTCCCATGTATCAAGTTCTTCTTGAGGGCGTGCGGGATCGCTTTTTGCGTAACGAGTTCACGAAAGATGATTTGATCGTTACCCGTTTGCCATTATGTCTTGAAGCGTCACAGGAAGGATTGCTCAGTGATGAAGAGCAATCCATGACTTTGTTGCTTGATGGAACCAGGACGCTTGCCCAAGTTTGCGCGGAGAGTGATCTTGACGACGAGGCTGCTCGTAAATGCTGTCAGGTGCTGTATCAGTCAGGACTGGCTTCAGCGCGCTAAATTGCTGTTGTGTTTTTATTACAATGAGGGCTTTGGATGGCTGATTATCAGGACAGTTTGCTGCCGATTTTCATCGAAGAAACCGAAGAAGGATTGGCACTGATCCATAAATTGCTGAGTGCCTGGGAAACTCAGTCCGTTGATGCGGTCATCCTTGAAGAAGCACGTCGGGCCGCTCATACCATTAAAGGAACAGCAGGGCTTGTTAAGCGGAATCGTTCCAGTGATACGGCTAAAAGTCTTGAGAATTTTCTTGATCATTTTAACGATGCTGGCTTGTCACTGAGTGACGATGATGTCCAGCAGGTTCGGAAATGGTATGAAGAACTTCTTGACCTTCTTGACTGTGCTAAGCGCGGAGCGCCTGAACCTATTGAAGAAGATCTCGCCGATTTCAGTACGTCACAGGAAAAGCTGATAGAAGAGCAGGGCGGTGATCTGATCAATGATTTTGCCCTGCCATTCATGATGAAGCTTCATCAGGCCACTGAAAATGAGCAGGACACCGTAAGACCTGCGTGTTGTCGTTTTTACCTCGGTGGTCGTCAGTATTTTATCAAGATTGACCATGTTCTTGAAATATCTGAATCTCTGCCTTTTACGTATCTGCCTTACGGCCCGGATTATATTATTGGTCTGATCAATCAGCGTAATAATGTGATCCCGGTGATTGACTTGGCTTGCTTAGAAGGGCGAGAGAGTGCTCTGCCGAAGAAACTTTTTCTTGTGATCGCCGGACGGGAGAATGATCAGGTGGCATTTGCCAGTGACACATTGCCAAATCTGAATACCAAAACGGCCGGTCATGAAATAGACGTTGTTGCATTTATCAATGAACATCGTGTAAAGGCTTCATAAATGGCAATTTCCGAGTCAGCAAAAAATATTTTTTTCGAAGAAGCCGACGAGCATCTGACCATTCTTGAATCCGGTTTGCTCCAGATGGAGGATATTGGTGTTGACCAGGTCGATCCGGCTCAGATTGATAAGCTTTTCCGTTCTGCACATACCCTCAAAGGGGCTTCTGCTCTTTTAAAATTCAACAGTATCAGTGCAATCTCTCATGAACTTGAGAATCTTCTGGAGGACTTTAAAGACGGTTCGATGGTTCCCTCTTCTGCGTTGCTGGATGCTATGTTGGCGTCTCTCGACAGCATGCGAAAACTCTTGCAAATGACGCATTTGCCGGATTATCGCCAGACAGCAGAAACGTATGCAGAACGCGCCTGCCAGATGCTGCAAGCCGCCCAAAAAGGAGATTACGAAGAAGCTGCTGTCATGGAACAAGAAGAGCTCCCCGTTCAGCAGTTGAGTAATAGCGTGAAGGTTGGTGTCGATAAGATTGATCAGATGATGAATCTTCTTGGTGAGATGACCATTACCAAAACGCATTTGCTCGAACAACTTGGCTCTGTAGAAGTCATGAAAGAAGAGATCGATTTTGCCCGTGAGCGTTTGTTGCGTGAGGTGACGGCCTTTTCTGAACGTTATGAATATACCAATCCGGAAGAAAAGAATGAGGCCGAAGGTTCTGAGTCGACAATCTCGGATTTTGAAGAGCTTGAGTTTGACCGTTACGATGAGTTGAATCTCTTTACTCGCAAGTTGCAGGAAATCAGCAACGACATCAATGAAGCGGTTATTTCCATTCGTAGTTTCTTCGGTCAGGTCAGTGTTGATGTTGAAGCAATCGACCGGATGACTTCAGAAATGAAAGAGCGTATTTCTGAAATAAGGACCTTGCCGGTAGACCATCTCTATCAGCGTTTCCGCCGCTCTATGCGTGATTTGTCGCGGAACAACAATAAACAAGTCAATCTTGTTCTTGAGGGCGGAGATACGCGCCTTGGGCGGACCATTATCGATGGTTTGTTTGATCCTCTATTGCATGTTCTACGTAATGCCGTGGCCCACGGTCTTGAAACGCCGGAAGAGCGTCACCGTTCTGGAAAGCCTGAAGTTGGACAGATCAAAATCGCAACCAGACGCAGTGGCTCAACTGCAACCATAACCATTTCTGATGACGGTCGTGGTATCCAAGTAGAGAAGGTTCGTTCTAAAGCGATTCGCCTTGGCTGGATCTCAGAAGATGACAAGCTTGACCGTAAAGATTTGATTGACCTGATCTTCCGTCCAGGGTTTTCAACCAAAGAGGAAGCCGACGATACCTCTGGTCGTGGTGTTGGTATGGACGTCGTTCTAGACCGTCTGTCGTCGTTGAATGGTACGGTTGATGTTCGTACGACGGAGGGCGAAGGGACAGAGTTCATTCTTCAGATTCCGTTATCATTGATTATTATCAACGTGATCCAATTCCGTTTAGGGAATCAGTTTTTCATTCTCCCTTCAGCCTTGATTGAAGAAATTCAGGAAATCTCGACGCTCGAAATCGAGGATGGTCGGGTGTTGCGTCAGGAAGAGATGTATCAGGTTGTTGATCTCAATGAAAGATTTGGCATTCCAGCCAATGATACCTCTCGTCAAAGTGTCTTGTTTGTCCGCACTTTAGGTTCCCGTCTCGGTCTGATGGTTGAAGAGATTGTCAGCCAGGAAGATACCGTTATTAGACCTTTTGGTTCTTTGCTGGCAGATATGCCGTGTTTTTCGGGAACCAGTGTTTCCGGTGGTGGTGATGTGCGCTTGGCGATTAACCCGACACGGTTGTCGCAGGTTCTGGAAAGTGCCCAGACGATTGAAGTTCCGCAGGCGTCACAATCAGCCGCCGTAAGATCATCGACGGCGCGGGTTCTGGTTGTTGATGATTCTCTGAGTATTCGTAAATATGCCTCAATGATTCTTGAAGCGAACGGCATTGAAGTTCTATTGGCAACCAATGGCCATGAGGCATTGCAGGTGCTTGAAGAAGAGCAGGTGGACATGATTTTGACTGACCTTGAAATGCCGGTAATGCATGGCTACGAATTGCTCAGTGAAATTAAACGCCGTGATAAGTTGCGTATGATACCAACGGTGGTGATCACCTCGCGTTCTGGTGGGCATCATCAGGAAAAAGCTTTTAAATTAGGTGCTTCGGATTATCTGGTTAAACCTTTTGACGAGGAATCGCTGATTCGCATGATTCGCGAATACACCCTTTGCTCGATTTAAGGTTCCATTGATTTGATTTCTAAAGGGAGGCCGTTTCATTATGGCGAAAACTGCAGCAAAACCACTAACGATTAAACAGATTACCGGTCGGAGCGTTATTTCGTTGTCCTTTCTGGTCCTGCTGGTTCTGGCGATGAGCGTTGGGGTGTATTATTACCTGACCACGCAAGCCAGGAAGCATACAGAAGAGAATCTCGCTCAATTGGCCATGACTGATGAGCTGACTCGTGGTTTTTCCCAACTGCAGGTGCTGGAAGGGAATATGACTCTGGCAGCAGTCAATAAGGACAGCGAGGCTTTTGATACACGTTCCGAGGCGGTTCTCGATTATCTGATGGAAGTCCAAGCTCTCATCGACAATCTTGTGGATTATTCAGAGAGTCAACGCCTGGAATTTCAACGGATGACTGAAACAATCGTCGAGATTTTCTCTGAAGTCTCGGTCTCTCTTGAGGAGGGGATGATTCAGTTGCAAGATGGCGCAACAGTGAAAAGCCTCGCTCCTATGTATGCCCGTTACAATCAGAATATGCGTGAGCTGGGAAACAATGTGGCCCAGCTGCGTAAAATGATTATCAAGCAGATTATGCTTAAACATCAGCTTAAGCAGCAGAATCGCATCTATTATGCTGGTGCTGCCGGCTCTTTGCTGTTGCTGTTGCTGTTTATTGTCCTTTCGTCACATTGGAATAACCGGATGGTCATTTCACTGAGAGAACTGCGGAACAGTATTGAACGGATCAACCTTGGTGACTTTTCTGAAATTGACATTGATCCGAAAGATGAGATTGCCGCGACAGCGCTGATGTTTAATCAAACACTGGACCAGTACAAAGATGCAATTATCGCCGATTCAGAACGTGAGGCCACACAGCTCAACTTGATCAACTTCCTTGAGGTTGTTAGTGAGGCCGCCGATGGTGACTTGTCTTTAAAAGCGCCTGTTACTGCCGATGCCTTCGGCTCCATCGCTGACGCGTACAACTTGATGATTGAGAGTTTGTCGGACCTGCTCCAGGATACAAGGCAAAATGCTCAGGACGTTGGTAAGCAGACCAAAAACCTGATCCAGATTTTCTCCGAAATGGAGATGGGGGCAGATACTCAGTCTGATCAGGTAGAGAAGGCGATTGATGCGGTTCGCAGCTCCGCACTGGCGGCCAAAGATATTTCAGAAAAAGCGTCTCAAGCCCAGGGCACATCAAACCAGGTGGACGTCGTTACGGAGCGCGGTAGCAGTCTTGTTACCGACAATATTGAAGGGATGCAGTTGATTCGTGTCACGGTGCAGGTAATCAACAAGAAAATGAAATCACTTTCAGAGCGTCTCTTGGAGATCGGTACGATTTCTCAGTTGATCTCCGAGATTGCAACCCGGACGACGATCCTCGCGATGAACGCTTCCATTGAGGCGTCTCGTGCCGGTGAACAGGGACGGGGCTTCTTGGTTATTTCTGATGAAATCAAGCGTCTTGCTGATAAATCTGCCGAAGCAACCAAGC
This is a stretch of genomic DNA from uncultured Desulfuromonas sp.. It encodes these proteins:
- a CDS encoding tyrosine-type recombinase/integrase, encoding MAAKLTTQALNRKPGDRDIWLTDPSPKGKGLLQARITTTGKKGFYFRYTNSNGGRQRLPLGSYDPDGISGLTLKQAREKAGTLSQLYQSGILDIKEHLEEQERIALAERKAEEAKLEAERIEAEQLSKRLTVRQLFDKWRQSQLINRKDGGAYVLRMFTKDVFPAIGHMYADEIKKGHIAEIVDSILARGANRVAKMVFSDMRQMFKWALYRDWIEYDPTAAIKKSDIGKKDTERERVLTEDEIVTLAEKIPEARLLPTTEAAIWIPLATCCRIGELLKARWEHIDLDKREWFIPAENSKNGVALTINLSDFAVKQFQTVYSMHHYSQWLYPNRKDTDHVCTKTITKQLSDRQRSEAMTNRSSRTDTLTLPGGYWSPHDLRRTAATLLAMMGVSPIVIERCLNHVEQNKMQRVYQRYSYQSEMNDAWKRLGSRLEALKSGKKVAKVTPLKRKA
- the radC gene encoding DNA repair protein RadC, producing MAKQNVTPVVRKRYPSLPMFKITRHGRIKEPEESYTCPDTAARRFNKMARLDREEFWVVHLDAKNRIIGYEVISTGSLTMAIIHPREVFKGAIMNSSAGIICLHNHPSGDPTPSREDISITGRLKEGAELLGIRMLDHIIIGSKNKYCSLTEQGLM
- a CDS encoding AlpA family phage regulatory protein is translated as MNTTNNTPERLLRLPQVMEIVPLGKSTIWKMVAEQRFPAPLKISRRCTVWKRSSVMAWLEELDKKEGAA
- a CDS encoding hybrid sensor histidine kinase/response regulator, giving the protein MAISESAKNIFFEEADEHLTILESGLLQMEDIGVDQVDPAQIDKLFRSAHTLKGASALLKFNSISAISHELENLLEDFKDGSMVPSSALLDAMLASLDSMRKLLQMTHLPDYRQTAETYAERACQMLQAAQKGDYEEAAVMEQEELPVQQLSNSVKVGVDKIDQMMNLLGEMTITKTHLLEQLGSVEVMKEEIDFARERLLREVTAFSERYEYTNPEEKNEAEGSESTISDFEELEFDRYDELNLFTRKLQEISNDINEAVISIRSFFGQVSVDVEAIDRMTSEMKERISEIRTLPVDHLYQRFRRSMRDLSRNNNKQVNLVLEGGDTRLGRTIIDGLFDPLLHVLRNAVAHGLETPEERHRSGKPEVGQIKIATRRSGSTATITISDDGRGIQVEKVRSKAIRLGWISEDDKLDRKDLIDLIFRPGFSTKEEADDTSGRGVGMDVVLDRLSSLNGTVDVRTTEGEGTEFILQIPLSLIIINVIQFRLGNQFFILPSALIEEIQEISTLEIEDGRVLRQEEMYQVVDLNERFGIPANDTSRQSVLFVRTLGSRLGLMVEEIVSQEDTVIRPFGSLLADMPCFSGTSVSGGGDVRLAINPTRLSQVLESAQTIEVPQASQSAAVRSSTARVLVVDDSLSIRKYASMILEANGIEVLLATNGHEALQVLEEEQVDMILTDLEMPVMHGYELLSEIKRRDKLRMIPTVVITSRSGGHHQEKAFKLGASDYLVKPFDEESLIRMIREYTLCSI
- a CDS encoding response regulator, whose product is MSVDDKKTILVVDDSPTVRRLVELVLTQNGYEVLSAEDGEKGLEMARQHLPAVVLVDFVMPKMNGHMFCKMLREDDSLKNVPVILISSKSEVVGHAFEASFGIVHYFTKPFEPEDLVAKIREVIAEASGERSAETVSDSAVEESSSADKTSQGSGLTGSSEDIDKLLDSLNDRFDKVVRRYFQKDFPVLMKNVMSDTLKETGLIKHQTLILSGDLSRMELPELLTFCSNTRQSGRLSIFSNDTFAEIFIDNGKFVFATASQKGKHRFLTDLICQDNRFSCDTLTLQRVVEEARQNNLPIGRALVEKELITEDDLMYYLRQHAQDALNTAINTHSGNFFLEKDDLPFNLEDISFRIPMYQVLLEGVRDRFLRNEFTKDDLIVTRLPLCLEASQEGLLSDEEQSMTLLLDGTRTLAQVCAESDLDDEAARKCCQVLYQSGLASAR
- a CDS encoding chemotaxis protein CheW gives rise to the protein MADYQDSLLPIFIEETEEGLALIHKLLSAWETQSVDAVILEEARRAAHTIKGTAGLVKRNRSSDTAKSLENFLDHFNDAGLSLSDDDVQQVRKWYEELLDLLDCAKRGAPEPIEEDLADFSTSQEKLIEEQGGDLINDFALPFMMKLHQATENEQDTVRPACCRFYLGGRQYFIKIDHVLEISESLPFTYLPYGPDYIIGLINQRNNVIPVIDLACLEGRESALPKKLFLVIAGRENDQVAFASDTLPNLNTKTAGHEIDVVAFINEHRVKAS
- a CDS encoding response regulator gives rise to the protein MAKILVADDSKTEMAFLLDALKGTGHTIVTAVDGKEAEERAMAEPFDLIILDVIMPNKNGFQVCRSLKKNPKFKDIPIILTTSKSGESDKFWGKKQGADEYITKPYEPVEIILAVKKYLGGA
- a CDS encoding DUF3365 domain-containing protein codes for the protein MLKNMSIRKRVVVMLAIVYLVSLVLAIAGGAYVLRKDVIREAQEKTDLFATVMSNSARYLHNVIRPKAEELVPDDAYFPESGVGVLMLTEVARYIQEEYPEYIFRFASPNPLNPDSLASELEEQVITGFEDGEYTEWKGFAERDGASFYAVAKPLVAGSDCISCHDVPEVAHPSQVEKYGTHSGYGYLEGDVVGARFIYVPLDAVRDQAITRITYFSLAFSVFFLLVLFAVDRFIVGSVVRPIEHIVDVSEDISRGKLDREFEVKTNDEIKLLADAFDRMKVSLAKAMDILRQ